tgggttctggttctggttcaggCCTCGGAGCTTCTTGGTGatgttctgctgctgcaggttgaGGAggcgctgctgctcctgcttcaGCCAGCGGAGGCGCCCCCTCCTGAAGGCCGGGTCCTCGTCCATCAGACGTCGCACCTGCACCTCcggctggggggagggggcgtcgCCCGACTCGTCATCGTCCCCCTGGGGTGACACGCCCTCTTCTTCATCGTTCACCTCGCCATCGTCCTCGTCAccctggagagaaagaggaccgGTTACCAAGGAGACCACCAACAGGAGGACCAGTACCAGGACCAGAACCAAGACCGGGTAATGTAACCGGACCTGGTAGCAGGTGTGTGGGACTCTACCTGGACAGGTATGATGCTCTCCATCTTGATCATCCGGTCTCTCAGAGCTTTGATCTCCTCGTCCTTCATGTTGTTCTGAAGCTTCACTTCCTGGAAGACAGGTTGGTTCTGTTATCTGAGGAGCCTCCATGGATCTATTGATCCATCTGTGGATCTGGTGAATAATCTATTGATCTGGATTAGGATGAACTCACCTGTAGAATGTCGGTCAGCTTGTCGATGTGAGCCTTCAGGTCGTAggccttctccccccccacctcccccgtctccccccctctGCCACCCCCCTCCTCGGCGGGGGGGCTCCTCTCGTCCCCGATGCCCACCGTGTCACACACGTCCTGGGCCACGGCCCtccagctctccctctccctgggGTCCTTCTTGGAGTACATGCGGCTCAGCTCCTTCATCTTCACGATGGAGAGAGCTTCTATCTCCTGACGGGAGTGACGGAAGTCTCCCAGagccacctggggggggggggggggcagtgtgagACACCTGGaacccacctgtgtgtgtgtgtgtgtgtgtgagagaaagaccTCGTAGCAGATCTCCTTCACCGCCTGCATGCGGAGGTCCTCCATGGTGACCCGTTTGGGGTCCTTGctgatcctcctcctctgagggaTCTGGTAGACCCTCAGGGGCTCCCTCCTCTTCCCGCTGCTGGGGAGACCACAGCGCTTCACTATGGACTGCACCTGAACACAGGTGAGACAGAGACAGTCAGGTGGACAGAGAGACATGTGACAGACAGGTGACCCAGGGAGGTGCTGACCTTGTTGGCTGGGAGCTTCTCCCTCAGGGAGGAGATCAGCCTCCAGCTCTCCTCACAGGACCGTTTGTCCGAGTCGTCTCCACTGTCACTGTCTGCATACTGATCACACACATTATTGATTATGGATAACTGATAATTGATTTGGACCAGGCTCAATCTGAAGAACTAACCAGTCGGtgctgctccagcagcaggtcggcctcctccttctctctgcggTACTGAACCTCCATGTCCTGCAGCCTGTGAACCAGCTCCAATCCATcagtgcacacacgcacacacacacacacacacacacacacacacacacacacacacacacacacacacacacacacacacacacacacacacacacacacacacacacacgtgtaccaCCTGacctcttctccatctccagccTGATGTCGATGCCCtgtttctccagcagctccttctggGCGTAGTTCCagtcctccggctcctcctgctgctcggcCGTGGCGCTGCGCTCCCTCTCCAGCCTCGCCTGCTCCGGGTGGTTGAAGCGGAACACGTGGTTCTTCCCCATCACGATGCGGCTGCCTGGCAACGGAGATGAGACCACGACAACAAAAAGTTACAAATTAATCCATGGGgaagttatatatttattagttATAATGAGCATTTTTAAATTGACCAATAtgtgcattttaaatatttctgaTGTATCATCTGATCCaccattattgattattgaaaATCTAAAGTTTTTGATCAAATCAGATTGCTTTTAAGAGACATAATCCTATCAAGACAAAAGGGACTACGTCTCCCAGGGTGCATTTCACCGAGGTGCCCGTCACTCACCTTGCTTGAGGACGACGGCGTCGGCGATCTGCTTCCCGTTGACGTACGTCTCCGCTCCGACCAGCGGCTCCAGAGTCACCACcactgaggacacagaggacagGAGGTACAGCAGAGGACAGGGGGGgcatcaccatggtaacagtgACAGGCCAGAACGATACCTGACAGACAGACTTCCTGGCAGCTTTtccagagagagaagaagaagaaagagtcaCACACAGTGAAACGAGGCTCCGCCCACATGACCGAACTCAACCAAGTCTCGCTCAACCAAGTCTCGCTCTACCAAGTCTCGCTCAACCAAGTCTCGCTCAACCAAGTCCCGCTGTGAAATCTCACGGGATCTCGTTGTTCATTTCTAACACAAACCTCACTACCCtcgggcttttattgtgaaagggaaggaggggcGGTTCTAAGGAGGAATCAAGTGATGCGTTTCATAGATAGAGATGTGATTCAAACTGTTCTGTCGCCTGATTGGCTGATCACTTTTTTCATGTCGAGGAAGCAAAGACgaatagaagagaagaaacaaagagacacacagagggacgGACGGGAGTCTCACCCTCGCCCTGCTCCGTGGTCTCACTGACGAAGACACAGTGGATCTCTTTGATGAAGTGACCGGACAGCTTGATGTCCACGTCCTGCTGTCCCACCCTGAGACACAAAGACGAGacacaagtcacacacacactgatcatcGCAGCCATCGGTCAATGGTGGACAGCAGGCCGCACCTGGTGAAGCCCTCCTTGATGTAGTACAGGAGACACTCGGACATCAGGGGGTCCTCGTTCAGGTTGACCAGGTGAGGCGTCTAGGACACGTGGGACAACACTCGTCAAACACCAATCAATAGCCAATAATCAAGAATATCTACACGTGAACTCACTCCTTTAGGAGAGAAGACGCCCAGCGTCCCCCCGTCTTCTTTAATGGACACTCCCATCTCGGCCAGCAGGGACTCTCTGGGAGACACGTTTAGATGAGTTAAACATGTCATCTAAATactctgctctgattggtccgtTTCTCCTACTACAATACCCATGAGCCTCAGCAGCTGCTGCCTCTTATACCTAACCCTGTCCCCCACACCTGTCCCCTACCTCTCCAGGCGGATGGACTCTGTCTTCCGGAGCTTCTCCTCCCAGGTCTCGTTGAGCTCAGCGATGATCTTCTCCGTCTCCTACAACAAACACGGAGACGTCAGAGACCTCCTCAGGTGAGCTCCCTCAGGTGAGATCAGAGCTGTGGTCCTACCAGCAGTCTCTCAGCCGCCTCCTCTTTACTGataggctccgcctcctctccctcctccgcctcctcctgctcctctcgctcctccccctcctccgtcaGGTGGTCGGCTGGTTTGTTGCCTTCAGGTGTCGCCTCAGCATCTGAAGAGCAGATTACAGCTGCAGTTCAAAGTAAACACAAAGCACCTCTGAAGGGGACACACTGCATACACAGTGCTTCTACAGgccgtcaccatgacaacgacCAGAAGATACAACAGAGCGGTTTAATTTTATACGTTTTACTTCCTTCCTCATGAGATCAGGTCATTTATCATTTCTATATCTCTCAGACATAAATAAGACACCTGGAGGGGCGGAGCCATTCTGAAGGGTGGAGCCATTCTGAAGGGTGGAGCCATTCTGAGGGGCGATCTCATTGGCTGTGAGagccagctgcagaggggggaggggggcaacaacgggggggctgctgctgctgttgttgttgttgtttacttcacgagataaacagagagaaagttataaatatacatgtactgtgtgtactagtACCTGCGTTGTGGAGCAGCtcctgtgtactgtgtgtactagtACCTGCGTTGTGGAGCAGCtcctgtgtactgtgtgtactagtACCTGCGTTGTGGAGCAGCtcctgtgtactgtgtgtactagtACCTGCGTTGTGGAGCAGCtcctgtgtactgtgtgtactagtACCTGCGTTGtggagcagctcctgcaggcCTTGGGAGAACAGGAGGTTCCTCAGACGTTCCACTTCTCCTTTCAGCTCTCGGATCAGTTTGGCGTTGGGGTCTTCGTTGATGACGGCGTTGCAGCGGATCTGTTTGGCCCGATCGGCGTACCTGAAACCGCACCAGGCCGTATTCATTAAACCCGTTAGGTCCCCCCCTCGAGCGAGGATGTGTCATAGGgagagtgacctctgacctcagggTGCTCAGGGTCTCCTCGTAGTTGATGTCGGCGGGGCTCAGAGCGGCGATCATGGCCGTGCGGGAGTTCCCTCCTGAGACGAGAGCTCGTTACATCAGGTCAGTAGTACCAGAGGACCAGATAATAGTTAGTACTTTAGTAGTTCTAGTAACAGGCATGTCGCCTGCCTGCAGACCTTTTGGTGCTGCGATATTCATTTTTCACCTAAATGAACCTCACCAACATTTAAGTAGGTCGCTTTGCTCTGTGCTGCTTCCTTGTGGAAAGTGTTATAAAGTGTTATAAAAGGCTTATTAAGTGTTATAAAGGGTTGTTTTACGTCTACAGAGGGACCCGCTAAGATAAACAGGTCCCAGGGGACTTGATTTCGAAGCTGCTGCGTCGACTTCTTCTTTAAAAGAACGTACTTGTGTtactatgcttttattttgtcatgttGTCAGTGCCATGAAATGCTCtgaaaattgcaataatatCAGAATAAATGTTGCTGCAAAAGCACAACATGAGATATTGTAACAGCCGTACCTAGTACCACTGAGTATTTGTACTGCTGGGAGTCCTAGTACTTGTACCTGATACTTAGAGTACTTACCCAGGTTTTCCTTCAGCAGCCAAGTGAGGACAGAGTCCCTGTAGGGAATGAAGTCGCTTTTCCTCTTCTTGTTGCTCTGCTGCAGACGACGAGACTCGTGAACGACAATCCTCTACTTCATGTACACACttacattatatgtatatatatatgaatcagGAGTGGGTTTGTTTACCATTTC
This sequence is a window from Pungitius pungitius chromosome 1, fPunPun2.1, whole genome shotgun sequence. Protein-coding genes within it:
- the LOC119221731 gene encoding kinesin-like protein KIF1C isoform X2, whose amino-acid sequence is MMTGASVKVAVRVRPFNSRETGRNAKCVIQMQGNTTCISNPKQLKDGAKNFTFDYSYWSHTTPEDPGFACQRQVYKDIGEEMLLHAFEGYNVCIFAYGQTGGGKSYTMMGKQEPGQEGIIPQLCEDLFYRTGENSDPDLHYSVEVSYMEIYCERVRDLLNPKSQGTLRVREHPILGPYVEDLSKLAVTGFTDIRDLMDAGNKARTVAATNMNETSSRSHAVFTIVFTQRRRDKMTSLDTEKVSKISLVDLAGSERADSSGAKGTRLKEGANINKSLTTLGKVISALAEMSNKKRKSDFIPYRDSVLTWLLKENLGGNSRTAMIAALSPADINYEETLSTLRYADRAKQIRCNAVINEDPNAKLIRELKGEVERLRNLLFSQGLQELLHNAVNNNNNSSSSPPVVAPLPPLQLALTANEIAPQNGSTLQNGSTLQNGSAPPDAEATPEGNKPADHLTEEGEEREEQEEAEEGEEAEPISKEEAAERLLETEKIIAELNETWEEKLRKTESIRLERESLLAEMGVSIKEDGGTLGVFSPKGTPHLVNLNEDPLMSECLLYYIKEGFTRVGQQDVDIKLSGHFIKEIHCVFVSETTEQGEVVVTLEPLVGAETYVNGKQIADAVVLKQGSRIVMGKNHVFRFNHPEQARLERERSATAEQQEEPEDWNYAQKELLEKQGIDIRLEMEKRLQDMEVQYRREKEEADLLLEQHRLYADSDSGDDSDKRSCEESWRLISSLREKLPANKVQSIVKRCGLPSSGKRREPLRVYQIPQRRRISKDPKRVTMEDLRMQAVKEICYEVALGDFRHSRQEIEALSIVKMKELSRMYSKKDPRERESWRAVAQDVCDTVGIGDERSPPAEEGGGRGGETGEVGGEKAYDLKAHIDKLTDILQEVKLQNNMKDEEIKALRDRMIKMESIIPVQGDEDDGEVNDEEEGVSPQGDDDESGDAPSPQPEVQVRRLMDEDPAFRRGRLRWLKQEQQRLLNLQQQNITKKLRGLNQNQNPGQSAPVVPVHLPGTGRFIPPQECKLKFPFKSNPSHRLSWGPASAALQALGLGEGQGGWGEEEEGGGKGSPSPPPPPPPGPALLPLPFPAPPPRMRTPSPHRAWQQRNQGNQGGFYQQGANQNQQRRYRRNSLDSSAHGNGSYDNNQQQGGGGHQGRPRQRRGASPGPSGEGGGGRGGGGGRGRDKDGRFCFNPHQLHPFQHHPYYGPHNAPFQPVPYPNYHSLPRPGAPPPPVDMMLGVGPPSGMWGFSTPPRMRRQFSAPDLKNKETPI
- the LOC119221731 gene encoding kinesin-like protein KIF1C isoform X1 is translated as MMTGASVKVAVRVRPFNSRETGRNAKCVIQMQGNTTCISNPKQLKDGAKNFTFDYSYWSHTTPEDPGFACQRQVYKDIGEEMLLHAFEGYNVCIFAYGQTGGGKSYTMMGKQEPGQEGIIPQLCEDLFYRTGENSDPDLHYSVEVSYMEIYCERVRDLLNPKSQGTLRVREHPILGPYVEDLSKLAVTGFTDIRDLMDAGNKARTVAATNMNETSSRSHAVFTIVFTQRRRDKMTSLDTEKVSKISLVDLAGSERADSSGAKGTRLKEGANINKSLTTLGKVISALAEMQSNKKRKSDFIPYRDSVLTWLLKENLGGNSRTAMIAALSPADINYEETLSTLRYADRAKQIRCNAVINEDPNAKLIRELKGEVERLRNLLFSQGLQELLHNAVNNNNNSSSSPPVVAPLPPLQLALTANEIAPQNGSTLQNGSTLQNGSAPPDAEATPEGNKPADHLTEEGEEREEQEEAEEGEEAEPISKEEAAERLLETEKIIAELNETWEEKLRKTESIRLERESLLAEMGVSIKEDGGTLGVFSPKGTPHLVNLNEDPLMSECLLYYIKEGFTRVGQQDVDIKLSGHFIKEIHCVFVSETTEQGEVVVTLEPLVGAETYVNGKQIADAVVLKQGSRIVMGKNHVFRFNHPEQARLERERSATAEQQEEPEDWNYAQKELLEKQGIDIRLEMEKRLQDMEVQYRREKEEADLLLEQHRLYADSDSGDDSDKRSCEESWRLISSLREKLPANKVQSIVKRCGLPSSGKRREPLRVYQIPQRRRISKDPKRVTMEDLRMQAVKEICYEVALGDFRHSRQEIEALSIVKMKELSRMYSKKDPRERESWRAVAQDVCDTVGIGDERSPPAEEGGGRGGETGEVGGEKAYDLKAHIDKLTDILQEVKLQNNMKDEEIKALRDRMIKMESIIPVQGDEDDGEVNDEEEGVSPQGDDDESGDAPSPQPEVQVRRLMDEDPAFRRGRLRWLKQEQQRLLNLQQQNITKKLRGLNQNQNPGQSAPVVPVHLPGTGRFIPPQECKLKFPFKSNPSHRLSWGPASAALQALGLGEGQGGWGEEEEGGGKGSPSPPPPPPPGPALLPLPFPAPPPRMRTPSPHRAWQQRNQGNQGGFYQQGANQNQQRRYRRNSLDSSAHGNGSYDNNQQQGGGGHQGRPRQRRGASPGPSGEGGGGRGGGGGRGRDKDGRFCFNPHQLHPFQHHPYYGPHNAPFQPVPYPNYHSLPRPGAPPPPVDMMLGVGPPSGMWGFSTPPRMRRQFSAPDLKNKETPI